A single Pseudomonas sp. HN11 DNA region contains:
- the ycaC gene encoding isochorismate family cysteine hydrolase YcaC, translating to MTYSRLNKDDAVVLLVDHQTGLISLVQDFSPNEFKNNVLALADVAKFFNLPTILTTSFESGPNGPLVPELKALFPDAPYIARPGQINAWDNEDFVKAVKATGRKQIIIAGVVTDVCVAFPTLCALAEGFEVFVVTDASGTFNETVQQAAWARMTAAGAQLVNWFAVACELQVDWRNDMEGLANLLSPRIPNYRNLMNSYSAFTAK from the coding sequence ATGACTTACTCGCGCTTGAACAAAGATGATGCCGTTGTCCTGCTGGTCGATCACCAGACCGGCCTGATTTCCCTGGTCCAGGATTTCTCCCCAAACGAATTCAAGAACAACGTGCTGGCCCTGGCTGACGTCGCCAAGTTCTTCAACCTGCCGACCATCCTGACCACCAGTTTTGAAAGCGGCCCTAATGGCCCGCTGGTTCCAGAGCTCAAAGCCCTGTTCCCGGACGCGCCGTACATCGCCCGCCCTGGTCAGATCAACGCCTGGGACAACGAGGACTTCGTCAAGGCCGTCAAGGCGACCGGCCGCAAGCAGATCATCATTGCTGGCGTGGTAACGGACGTGTGCGTAGCGTTCCCAACCCTGTGCGCACTCGCCGAGGGCTTTGAGGTGTTCGTGGTCACCGACGCCTCCGGTACCTTCAACGAAACCGTGCAACAAGCCGCGTGGGCCCGTATGACCGCCGCCGGTGCGCAATTGGTGAACTGGTTCGCCGTCGCCTGCGAGCTGCAAGTTGACTGGCGCAACGACATGGAAGGCCTGGCCAACCTGCTGTCGCCGCGCATTCCCAACTACCGCAACCTGATGAACAGCTACTCGGCGTTCACCGCCAAGTAA